A region from the Hippopotamus amphibius kiboko isolate mHipAmp2 chromosome 15, mHipAmp2.hap2, whole genome shotgun sequence genome encodes:
- the POLRMT gene encoding DNA-directed RNA polymerase, mitochondrial isoform X6 has product MSALRWGRGAAGLGRALWPAGHPGLLAEEGALAGVWGRRSRSSASPCEQDRRKDWGHAELLEDIHCLLLPLLPHVQCVSSSQERVLEARVRQLQAEGVAEVTVKRVPVAQAPEAGGGSGGVQPPGRAQAGAEGAAPVPSSRWAQKLDEEQRLMEKRKQRLRGKLQKHVEKLAWQRQLRVEPRLLSRRLAGQLQCWQQGAPRSPWEEQLLWLLQEAPPRLGREAPATPAGRGPASRLEGPRQRLLSFFECCLLTGHLPLAHHVLVTRHSKSQHQRLLTLPAYNTVMRGWARRGSFKELVYVLFMLRDAGLAPDLLSYAAALQCMGRLDQDASTIRRCLKQMAQDGLQLQGLFTAAPLSTEERAELLRAVRKAKPAFSPPRLPVSPPPVNTSLLLREIYSKQEPAVSYPRLHLSLKELQGLFRQQLRMEMAATVTVESVEKAPLLTKEVLHARKTLVGLRAQWRTALCRELQETRESEARAAQEGRASVFPYLCLLRDEDLVGMLLQTLQALPSQGESLLFLARELGLRILKRKRLRNQVQELEQRYSAYLHLLASDTQVAEPRLPRQHWEALGLPEAPREPSWPVSVLLQLGKVLVEMLVRTVQMPSNLAAPQGPGTLIPVLYHVYSFRSCRQIGILKPHPAFTQLLETAAERTLTFESTDVPMLCPPLPWTSPHSGAFLLSPTKMMRSVEGTQQHQLLLERCPPTALHGALDALTQLGNCAWRVNGRVLDLVLALFTDKGCPRLGVPAPPSQASQPPEGRLLPSALPANKAELRRELARRLKVVREMRSLRADALYRLSLAQHLRHRVFWLPHNMDFRGRTYPCSPHFNHLGSDLARALLEFAQGRPLGPHGLDWLKIHLVNLTGLKKRASLQTRRDYADTLMEDILDSADQPMTGRKWWMRADEPWQALACCMEVAQAVRAPDPAAYVSHFPVHQDGSCNGLQHYAALGRDSVGAASVNLLPSELPQDVYSEVAVQVEEFRKQDAEQGVRVAQVLEGFISRKVVKQTVMTVVYGVTRYGGRLQIEKRLRELHDFPQEFVWEASYYLVCQVFNSLQEMFSGTRSIQVRPRVPPSRPSRGSPAA; this is encoded by the exons ATGTCGGCGCTACGCTGGGGCCGCGGCGCGGCGGGGCTCGGGCGGGCCCTGTGGCCGGCGGGCCACCCCGGCCTCCTGGCCGAGGAAG GGGCCCTCGCCGGCGTCTGGGGCCGCAGGAGCCGCTCGTCCGCCAGCCCCTGTGAGCAGGACCGCCGCAAAGACTGGGGCCACGCGGAGCTGCTGGAGG ATATCCACTgcctcctgcttcccctcctgCCACACGTCCAGTGTGTGTCCAGCAGCcaagagagag TGCTCGAGGCGCGGGTGCGGCAGCTGCAGGCCGAGGGCGTGGCGGAGGTGACCGTGAAGAGGGTGCCTGTGGCTCAAGCCCCGGAGGctggcggcggcagcggcggcgtgCAGCCGCCCGGGCGGGCCCAGGCGGGGGCCGAGGGGGCCGCCCCCGTGCCTAGCAGCCGCTGGGCTCAGAAGCTGGACGAGGAGCAGCGGCTGATGGAGAAGCGCAAGCAGCGGCTGCGGGGGAAGCTGCAGAAGCACGTGGAGAAGCTGGCCTGGCAGAGGCAGCTGCGCGTGGAGCCCCGCCTGCTGAGCAGGAGACTGGCGGGGCAGCTGCAGTGCTGGCAGCAGGGGGCGCCCCGGAGCCCCTGGGAGGAGCAGCTGCTCTGGCTGCTGCAGGAGGCCCCGCCCAGGCTGGGCCGCGAGGCGCCGGCCACCCCCGCGGGCAGGGGCCCCGCCTCGCGGCTGGAGGGCCCACGGCAGAGGCTCCTGTCCTTCTTTGAGTGCTGCCTGCTCACGGGCCACCTGCCCCTGGCGCACCACGTGCTGGTCACGCGGCACAGCAAGTCCCAGCACCAGCGGCTGCTCACGCTCCCCGCGTACAACACCGTCATGCGCGGCTGGGCCCGTCGG GGCTCCTTCAAAGAGCTGGTATACGTGTTGTTCATGCTGAGAGACGCCGGCCTTGCCCCAGACCTGCTGTCCTACGCGGCTGCCCTGCAGTGCATGGGGCGCCTGGACCAGGACGCCAGCACCATCCGAAG GTGCCTGAAGCAGATGGCGCAGGACGGGCTGCAGCTGCAGGGGCTCTTCACGGCCGCGCCGCTGAGCACCGAGGAGCGGGCCGAGCTCCTGCGGGCCGTGCGCAAGGCCAAGCCTGCCTTCAGCCCCCCGCGGCTGCCCGTGTCCCCACCCCCGGTCAACACCTCGCTGCTGCTCCGGGAGATCTACTCCAAG caggagcctgctgtgtccTACCCGAGACTGCACTTGTCCCTGAAGGAGCTGCAGGGCCTCTTCCGACAGCAGCTCCGCATGGAGATGGCCGCCACCGTCACCGTGGAGTCCGTGGAGAAGGCGCCGCTGCTGACCAAGGAGGTCCTGCATGCG AGGAAGACCCTGGTGGGCCTGCGCGCCCAGTGGAGGACGGCGCTGTGCCGGGAGCTGCAGGAGACCAGGGAGAGCGAGGCCCGCGCTGCCCAGGAAGGCCGCGCCTCGGTCTTCCCGTACCTGTGCCTGCTGCGCGACGAGGACCTCGTGGGGATGCTGCTGCAG ACCCTGCAGGCGCTGCCCTCGCAGGGAGAGTCGCTGCTCTTCCTGGCGCGTGAGCTGGGGCTGCGCATCCTGAAGAGGAAGCGGCTCAGAAACCAGGTGCAGGAGCTGGAGCAGCGCTACTCTGCGTACCTGCACCTGCTGGCCTCCGACACCCAG GTGGCGGAACCCCGCCTGCCACGACAGCACTGGGAGGCACTGGGGCTGCCCGAGGCCCCCCGTGAGCCGTCCTGGCCTGTGTCCGTGCTCCTGCAGCTGGGCAAGGTGCTGGTGGAGATGCTGGTGCGCACCGTGCAGATGCCCAGCAACCTGGCGGCACCCCAGGGCCCCGGCACGCTCATCCCCGTGCTCTACCACGTCTACTCCTTCCGCAGCTGCCGCCAG ATCGGCATCCTGAAGCCGCACCCGGCCTTCACGCAGCTGCTGGAGACGGCGGCGGAGCGCACGCTGACCTTCGAGTCGACAGACGTGCCCATGCTGTGCCCGCCGCTGCCCTGGACGTCACCCCACTCGGGCGCCTTCCTGCTGAGCCCCACCAAGATGATGCGCTCGGTGGAGGGCACGCAGCAGCACCAGCTCCTGCTTGAGCGCTGCCCGCCCACTGCGCTGCACGGCGCTCTGGATGCCCTCACCCAGCTGGGCAACTGCGCCTGGAGGGTCAACGGGCGCGTGCTGGACCTGGTGCTGGCGCTCTTCACCGACAAGGGCTGCCCGCGCCTGGGGGTGCCGGCCCCCCCCTCCCAGGCCTCCCAGCCGCCCGAGGGCCGCCTGCTGCCCAGCGCCCTGCCCGCCAACAAGGCCGAGCTGCGGCGGGAGCTGGCCCGGCGCCTGAAGGTGGTGCGGGAGATGCGGAGCCTGCGTGCCGATGCGCTGTACCGCCTGTCGCTGGCCCAGCACCTGCGGCACCGCGTCTTCTGGCTGCCGCACAACATGGACTTCCGCGGCCGGACCTACCCCTGCTCGCCGCACTTCAACCACCTGGGCAGCGACCTGGCCCGCGCGCTGCTGGAGTTTGCCCAGGGCCGCCCACTGGGCCCCCACGGCCTCGACTGGCTCAAGATCCACCTGGTCAACCTCACAGGGCTCAAGAAGCGCGCGTCGCTGCAGACACGCCGGGACTATGCGGACACGCTGATGGAGGACATCCTGGACTCGGCGGACCAGCCCATGACg GGCCGGAAGTGGTGGATGCGGGCTGACGAGCCCTGGCAGGCCCTGGCCTGCTGCATGGAGGTCGCTCAGGCGGTGCGCGCACCCGACCCCGCTGCCTACGTCTCCCACTTCCCAGTTCACCAG GACGGCTCCTGTAACGGCCTGCAGCACTACGCCGCCCTGGGCCGTGACAGCGTGGGGGCCGCCTCCGTCAACCTGCTGCCCTCGGAGCTTCCCCAGGATGTGTACAGCGAGGTGGCTGTGCAG GTGGAGGAGTTCCGCAAGCAGGACGCCGAGCAGGGTGTGCGGGTGGCCCAGGTGCTGGAGGGCTTCATCAGCCGCAAGGTGGTCAAGCAGACGGTGATGACCGTGGTGTACGGTGTCACCCGCTATGGGGGCCGCCTGCAGATCGAGAAGCGCCTCCGGGAGCTGCACGACTTCCCCCAG GAGTTCGTGTGGGAGGCCTCTTACTACCTCGTGTGCCAGGTGTTCAACAGCCTGCAGGAGATGTTCTCGGGCACCCGGTCTATCCAGGTGAGGCCTCGTGTCCCCCCCTCCCGGCCCAGCCGCGGCTCCCCGGCCGCCTGA
- the POLRMT gene encoding DNA-directed RNA polymerase, mitochondrial isoform X1, with product MSALRWGRGAAGLGRALWPAGHPGLLAEEGALAGVWGRRSRSSASPCEQDRRKDWGHAELLEDIHCLLLPLLPHVQCVSSSQERVLEARVRQLQAEGVAEVTVKRVPVAQAPEAGGGSGGVQPPGRAQAGAEGAAPVPSSRWAQKLDEEQRLMEKRKQRLRGKLQKHVEKLAWQRQLRVEPRLLSRRLAGQLQCWQQGAPRSPWEEQLLWLLQEAPPRLGREAPATPAGRGPASRLEGPRQRLLSFFECCLLTGHLPLAHHVLVTRHSKSQHQRLLTLPAYNTVMRGWARRGSFKELVYVLFMLRDAGLAPDLLSYAAALQCMGRLDQDASTIRRCLKQMAQDGLQLQGLFTAAPLSTEERAELLRAVRKAKPAFSPPRLPVSPPPVNTSLLLREIYSKQEPAVSYPRLHLSLKELQGLFRQQLRMEMAATVTVESVEKAPLLTKEVLHARKTLVGLRAQWRTALCRELQETRESEARAAQEGRASVFPYLCLLRDEDLVGMLLQTLQALPSQGESLLFLARELGLRILKRKRLRNQVQELEQRYSAYLHLLASDTQVAEPRLPRQHWEALGLPEAPREPSWPVSVLLQLGKVLVEMLVRTVQMPSNLAAPQGPGTLIPVLYHVYSFRSCRQIGILKPHPAFTQLLETAAERTLTFESTDVPMLCPPLPWTSPHSGAFLLSPTKMMRSVEGTQQHQLLLERCPPTALHGALDALTQLGNCAWRVNGRVLDLVLALFTDKGCPRLGVPAPPSQASQPPEGRLLPSALPANKAELRRELARRLKVVREMRSLRADALYRLSLAQHLRHRVFWLPHNMDFRGRTYPCSPHFNHLGSDLARALLEFAQGRPLGPHGLDWLKIHLVNLTGLKKRASLQTRRDYADTLMEDILDSADQPMTGRKWWMRADEPWQALACCMEVAQAVRAPDPAAYVSHFPVHQDGSCNGLQHYAALGRDSVGAASVNLLPSELPQDVYSEVAVQVEEFRKQDAEQGVRVAQVLEGFISRKVVKQTVMTVVYGVTRYGGRLQIEKRLRELHDFPQEFVWEASYYLVCQVFNSLQEMFSGTRSIQRWLTESARLISHTGSAVEWVTPLGIPVVQPYHRDSKVMIKGGLQSLTFSSSADTSQKPNTLKQKNGFPPNFIHSLDSTHMMLTALHCYRKGLTFVSVHDCFWTHAADVAVMNQVCREQFVRLHSQPILHDLSRFLMKRFCSEARTSKSVWVSRLMDTLLSVPKTGTFDLEQVKRSTYFFS from the exons ATGTCGGCGCTACGCTGGGGCCGCGGCGCGGCGGGGCTCGGGCGGGCCCTGTGGCCGGCGGGCCACCCCGGCCTCCTGGCCGAGGAAG GGGCCCTCGCCGGCGTCTGGGGCCGCAGGAGCCGCTCGTCCGCCAGCCCCTGTGAGCAGGACCGCCGCAAAGACTGGGGCCACGCGGAGCTGCTGGAGG ATATCCACTgcctcctgcttcccctcctgCCACACGTCCAGTGTGTGTCCAGCAGCcaagagagag TGCTCGAGGCGCGGGTGCGGCAGCTGCAGGCCGAGGGCGTGGCGGAGGTGACCGTGAAGAGGGTGCCTGTGGCTCAAGCCCCGGAGGctggcggcggcagcggcggcgtgCAGCCGCCCGGGCGGGCCCAGGCGGGGGCCGAGGGGGCCGCCCCCGTGCCTAGCAGCCGCTGGGCTCAGAAGCTGGACGAGGAGCAGCGGCTGATGGAGAAGCGCAAGCAGCGGCTGCGGGGGAAGCTGCAGAAGCACGTGGAGAAGCTGGCCTGGCAGAGGCAGCTGCGCGTGGAGCCCCGCCTGCTGAGCAGGAGACTGGCGGGGCAGCTGCAGTGCTGGCAGCAGGGGGCGCCCCGGAGCCCCTGGGAGGAGCAGCTGCTCTGGCTGCTGCAGGAGGCCCCGCCCAGGCTGGGCCGCGAGGCGCCGGCCACCCCCGCGGGCAGGGGCCCCGCCTCGCGGCTGGAGGGCCCACGGCAGAGGCTCCTGTCCTTCTTTGAGTGCTGCCTGCTCACGGGCCACCTGCCCCTGGCGCACCACGTGCTGGTCACGCGGCACAGCAAGTCCCAGCACCAGCGGCTGCTCACGCTCCCCGCGTACAACACCGTCATGCGCGGCTGGGCCCGTCGG GGCTCCTTCAAAGAGCTGGTATACGTGTTGTTCATGCTGAGAGACGCCGGCCTTGCCCCAGACCTGCTGTCCTACGCGGCTGCCCTGCAGTGCATGGGGCGCCTGGACCAGGACGCCAGCACCATCCGAAG GTGCCTGAAGCAGATGGCGCAGGACGGGCTGCAGCTGCAGGGGCTCTTCACGGCCGCGCCGCTGAGCACCGAGGAGCGGGCCGAGCTCCTGCGGGCCGTGCGCAAGGCCAAGCCTGCCTTCAGCCCCCCGCGGCTGCCCGTGTCCCCACCCCCGGTCAACACCTCGCTGCTGCTCCGGGAGATCTACTCCAAG caggagcctgctgtgtccTACCCGAGACTGCACTTGTCCCTGAAGGAGCTGCAGGGCCTCTTCCGACAGCAGCTCCGCATGGAGATGGCCGCCACCGTCACCGTGGAGTCCGTGGAGAAGGCGCCGCTGCTGACCAAGGAGGTCCTGCATGCG AGGAAGACCCTGGTGGGCCTGCGCGCCCAGTGGAGGACGGCGCTGTGCCGGGAGCTGCAGGAGACCAGGGAGAGCGAGGCCCGCGCTGCCCAGGAAGGCCGCGCCTCGGTCTTCCCGTACCTGTGCCTGCTGCGCGACGAGGACCTCGTGGGGATGCTGCTGCAG ACCCTGCAGGCGCTGCCCTCGCAGGGAGAGTCGCTGCTCTTCCTGGCGCGTGAGCTGGGGCTGCGCATCCTGAAGAGGAAGCGGCTCAGAAACCAGGTGCAGGAGCTGGAGCAGCGCTACTCTGCGTACCTGCACCTGCTGGCCTCCGACACCCAG GTGGCGGAACCCCGCCTGCCACGACAGCACTGGGAGGCACTGGGGCTGCCCGAGGCCCCCCGTGAGCCGTCCTGGCCTGTGTCCGTGCTCCTGCAGCTGGGCAAGGTGCTGGTGGAGATGCTGGTGCGCACCGTGCAGATGCCCAGCAACCTGGCGGCACCCCAGGGCCCCGGCACGCTCATCCCCGTGCTCTACCACGTCTACTCCTTCCGCAGCTGCCGCCAG ATCGGCATCCTGAAGCCGCACCCGGCCTTCACGCAGCTGCTGGAGACGGCGGCGGAGCGCACGCTGACCTTCGAGTCGACAGACGTGCCCATGCTGTGCCCGCCGCTGCCCTGGACGTCACCCCACTCGGGCGCCTTCCTGCTGAGCCCCACCAAGATGATGCGCTCGGTGGAGGGCACGCAGCAGCACCAGCTCCTGCTTGAGCGCTGCCCGCCCACTGCGCTGCACGGCGCTCTGGATGCCCTCACCCAGCTGGGCAACTGCGCCTGGAGGGTCAACGGGCGCGTGCTGGACCTGGTGCTGGCGCTCTTCACCGACAAGGGCTGCCCGCGCCTGGGGGTGCCGGCCCCCCCCTCCCAGGCCTCCCAGCCGCCCGAGGGCCGCCTGCTGCCCAGCGCCCTGCCCGCCAACAAGGCCGAGCTGCGGCGGGAGCTGGCCCGGCGCCTGAAGGTGGTGCGGGAGATGCGGAGCCTGCGTGCCGATGCGCTGTACCGCCTGTCGCTGGCCCAGCACCTGCGGCACCGCGTCTTCTGGCTGCCGCACAACATGGACTTCCGCGGCCGGACCTACCCCTGCTCGCCGCACTTCAACCACCTGGGCAGCGACCTGGCCCGCGCGCTGCTGGAGTTTGCCCAGGGCCGCCCACTGGGCCCCCACGGCCTCGACTGGCTCAAGATCCACCTGGTCAACCTCACAGGGCTCAAGAAGCGCGCGTCGCTGCAGACACGCCGGGACTATGCGGACACGCTGATGGAGGACATCCTGGACTCGGCGGACCAGCCCATGACg GGCCGGAAGTGGTGGATGCGGGCTGACGAGCCCTGGCAGGCCCTGGCCTGCTGCATGGAGGTCGCTCAGGCGGTGCGCGCACCCGACCCCGCTGCCTACGTCTCCCACTTCCCAGTTCACCAG GACGGCTCCTGTAACGGCCTGCAGCACTACGCCGCCCTGGGCCGTGACAGCGTGGGGGCCGCCTCCGTCAACCTGCTGCCCTCGGAGCTTCCCCAGGATGTGTACAGCGAGGTGGCTGTGCAG GTGGAGGAGTTCCGCAAGCAGGACGCCGAGCAGGGTGTGCGGGTGGCCCAGGTGCTGGAGGGCTTCATCAGCCGCAAGGTGGTCAAGCAGACGGTGATGACCGTGGTGTACGGTGTCACCCGCTATGGGGGCCGCCTGCAGATCGAGAAGCGCCTCCGGGAGCTGCACGACTTCCCCCAG GAGTTCGTGTGGGAGGCCTCTTACTACCTCGTGTGCCAGGTGTTCAACAGCCTGCAGGAGATGTTCTCGGGCACCCGGTCTATCCAG CGCTGGCTGACCGAGAGCGCCCGGCTCATCTCCCACACGGGCTCCGCCGTGGAGTGGGTCACGCCCCTGGGTATCCCCGTCGTCCAGCCCTACCACCGCGACTCCAAGGTCATG ATCAAAGGCGGCCTCCAGAGCCTCACCTTCAGCAGCAGCGCGGACACCAGCCA gaAGCCCAACACGCTGAAGCAGAAGAACGGCTTCCCGCCCAACTTCATCCACTCGCTGGACTCCACACACATGATGCTGACGGCCCTGCACTGCTACAG GAAGGGCCTGACCTTCGTCTCCGTGCACGACTGCTTCTGGACGCACGCGGCGGACGTCGCCGTCATGAACCAG gtCTGCCGCGAGCAGTTCGTCCGTCTGCACAGCCAGCCTATCCTCCACGACCTGTCCAGGTTCCTGATGAAGCGCTTCTGCTCCGAGGCGAG GACCTCCAAGAGCGTCTGGGTCTCCAGGCTGATGGACACGCTGCTGTCGGTGCCCAAGACAG GGACCTTCGACCTGGAGCAGGTGAAGCGCTCCACCTACTTCTTCAGCTGA
- the POLRMT gene encoding DNA-directed RNA polymerase, mitochondrial isoform X5, with amino-acid sequence MEKRKQRLRGKLQKHVEKLAWQRQLRVEPRLLSRRLAGQLQCWQQGAPRSPWEEQLLWLLQEAPPRLGREAPATPAGRGPASRLEGPRQRLLSFFECCLLTGHLPLAHHVLVTRHSKSQHQRLLTLPAYNTVMRGWARRGSFKELVYVLFMLRDAGLAPDLLSYAAALQCMGRLDQDASTIRRCLKQMAQDGLQLQGLFTAAPLSTEERAELLRAVRKAKPAFSPPRLPVSPPPVNTSLLLREIYSKQEPAVSYPRLHLSLKELQGLFRQQLRMEMAATVTVESVEKAPLLTKEVLHARKTLVGLRAQWRTALCRELQETRESEARAAQEGRASVFPYLCLLRDEDLVGMLLQTLQALPSQGESLLFLARELGLRILKRKRLRNQVQELEQRYSAYLHLLASDTQVAEPRLPRQHWEALGLPEAPREPSWPVSVLLQLGKVLVEMLVRTVQMPSNLAAPQGPGTLIPVLYHVYSFRSCRQIGILKPHPAFTQLLETAAERTLTFESTDVPMLCPPLPWTSPHSGAFLLSPTKMMRSVEGTQQHQLLLERCPPTALHGALDALTQLGNCAWRVNGRVLDLVLALFTDKGCPRLGVPAPPSQASQPPEGRLLPSALPANKAELRRELARRLKVVREMRSLRADALYRLSLAQHLRHRVFWLPHNMDFRGRTYPCSPHFNHLGSDLARALLEFAQGRPLGPHGLDWLKIHLVNLTGLKKRASLQTRRDYADTLMEDILDSADQPMTGRKWWMRADEPWQALACCMEVAQAVRAPDPAAYVSHFPVHQDGSCNGLQHYAALGRDSVGAASVNLLPSELPQDVYSEVAVQVEEFRKQDAEQGVRVAQVLEGFISRKVVKQTVMTVVYGVTRYGGRLQIEKRLRELHDFPQEFVWEASYYLVCQVFNSLQEMFSGTRSIQRWLTESARLISHTGSAVEWVTPLGIPVVQPYHRDSKVMIKGGLQSLTFSSSADTSQKPNTLKQKNGFPPNFIHSLDSTHMMLTALHCYRKGLTFVSVHDCFWTHAADVAVMNQVCREQFVRLHSQPILHDLSRFLMKRFCSEARTSKSVWVSRLMDTLLSVPKTGTFDLEQVKRSTYFFS; translated from the exons ATGGAGAAGCGCAAGCAGCGGCTGCGGGGGAAGCTGCAGAAGCACGTGGAGAAGCTGGCCTGGCAGAGGCAGCTGCGCGTGGAGCCCCGCCTGCTGAGCAGGAGACTGGCGGGGCAGCTGCAGTGCTGGCAGCAGGGGGCGCCCCGGAGCCCCTGGGAGGAGCAGCTGCTCTGGCTGCTGCAGGAGGCCCCGCCCAGGCTGGGCCGCGAGGCGCCGGCCACCCCCGCGGGCAGGGGCCCCGCCTCGCGGCTGGAGGGCCCACGGCAGAGGCTCCTGTCCTTCTTTGAGTGCTGCCTGCTCACGGGCCACCTGCCCCTGGCGCACCACGTGCTGGTCACGCGGCACAGCAAGTCCCAGCACCAGCGGCTGCTCACGCTCCCCGCGTACAACACCGTCATGCGCGGCTGGGCCCGTCGG GGCTCCTTCAAAGAGCTGGTATACGTGTTGTTCATGCTGAGAGACGCCGGCCTTGCCCCAGACCTGCTGTCCTACGCGGCTGCCCTGCAGTGCATGGGGCGCCTGGACCAGGACGCCAGCACCATCCGAAG GTGCCTGAAGCAGATGGCGCAGGACGGGCTGCAGCTGCAGGGGCTCTTCACGGCCGCGCCGCTGAGCACCGAGGAGCGGGCCGAGCTCCTGCGGGCCGTGCGCAAGGCCAAGCCTGCCTTCAGCCCCCCGCGGCTGCCCGTGTCCCCACCCCCGGTCAACACCTCGCTGCTGCTCCGGGAGATCTACTCCAAG caggagcctgctgtgtccTACCCGAGACTGCACTTGTCCCTGAAGGAGCTGCAGGGCCTCTTCCGACAGCAGCTCCGCATGGAGATGGCCGCCACCGTCACCGTGGAGTCCGTGGAGAAGGCGCCGCTGCTGACCAAGGAGGTCCTGCATGCG AGGAAGACCCTGGTGGGCCTGCGCGCCCAGTGGAGGACGGCGCTGTGCCGGGAGCTGCAGGAGACCAGGGAGAGCGAGGCCCGCGCTGCCCAGGAAGGCCGCGCCTCGGTCTTCCCGTACCTGTGCCTGCTGCGCGACGAGGACCTCGTGGGGATGCTGCTGCAG ACCCTGCAGGCGCTGCCCTCGCAGGGAGAGTCGCTGCTCTTCCTGGCGCGTGAGCTGGGGCTGCGCATCCTGAAGAGGAAGCGGCTCAGAAACCAGGTGCAGGAGCTGGAGCAGCGCTACTCTGCGTACCTGCACCTGCTGGCCTCCGACACCCAG GTGGCGGAACCCCGCCTGCCACGACAGCACTGGGAGGCACTGGGGCTGCCCGAGGCCCCCCGTGAGCCGTCCTGGCCTGTGTCCGTGCTCCTGCAGCTGGGCAAGGTGCTGGTGGAGATGCTGGTGCGCACCGTGCAGATGCCCAGCAACCTGGCGGCACCCCAGGGCCCCGGCACGCTCATCCCCGTGCTCTACCACGTCTACTCCTTCCGCAGCTGCCGCCAG ATCGGCATCCTGAAGCCGCACCCGGCCTTCACGCAGCTGCTGGAGACGGCGGCGGAGCGCACGCTGACCTTCGAGTCGACAGACGTGCCCATGCTGTGCCCGCCGCTGCCCTGGACGTCACCCCACTCGGGCGCCTTCCTGCTGAGCCCCACCAAGATGATGCGCTCGGTGGAGGGCACGCAGCAGCACCAGCTCCTGCTTGAGCGCTGCCCGCCCACTGCGCTGCACGGCGCTCTGGATGCCCTCACCCAGCTGGGCAACTGCGCCTGGAGGGTCAACGGGCGCGTGCTGGACCTGGTGCTGGCGCTCTTCACCGACAAGGGCTGCCCGCGCCTGGGGGTGCCGGCCCCCCCCTCCCAGGCCTCCCAGCCGCCCGAGGGCCGCCTGCTGCCCAGCGCCCTGCCCGCCAACAAGGCCGAGCTGCGGCGGGAGCTGGCCCGGCGCCTGAAGGTGGTGCGGGAGATGCGGAGCCTGCGTGCCGATGCGCTGTACCGCCTGTCGCTGGCCCAGCACCTGCGGCACCGCGTCTTCTGGCTGCCGCACAACATGGACTTCCGCGGCCGGACCTACCCCTGCTCGCCGCACTTCAACCACCTGGGCAGCGACCTGGCCCGCGCGCTGCTGGAGTTTGCCCAGGGCCGCCCACTGGGCCCCCACGGCCTCGACTGGCTCAAGATCCACCTGGTCAACCTCACAGGGCTCAAGAAGCGCGCGTCGCTGCAGACACGCCGGGACTATGCGGACACGCTGATGGAGGACATCCTGGACTCGGCGGACCAGCCCATGACg GGCCGGAAGTGGTGGATGCGGGCTGACGAGCCCTGGCAGGCCCTGGCCTGCTGCATGGAGGTCGCTCAGGCGGTGCGCGCACCCGACCCCGCTGCCTACGTCTCCCACTTCCCAGTTCACCAG GACGGCTCCTGTAACGGCCTGCAGCACTACGCCGCCCTGGGCCGTGACAGCGTGGGGGCCGCCTCCGTCAACCTGCTGCCCTCGGAGCTTCCCCAGGATGTGTACAGCGAGGTGGCTGTGCAG GTGGAGGAGTTCCGCAAGCAGGACGCCGAGCAGGGTGTGCGGGTGGCCCAGGTGCTGGAGGGCTTCATCAGCCGCAAGGTGGTCAAGCAGACGGTGATGACCGTGGTGTACGGTGTCACCCGCTATGGGGGCCGCCTGCAGATCGAGAAGCGCCTCCGGGAGCTGCACGACTTCCCCCAG GAGTTCGTGTGGGAGGCCTCTTACTACCTCGTGTGCCAGGTGTTCAACAGCCTGCAGGAGATGTTCTCGGGCACCCGGTCTATCCAG CGCTGGCTGACCGAGAGCGCCCGGCTCATCTCCCACACGGGCTCCGCCGTGGAGTGGGTCACGCCCCTGGGTATCCCCGTCGTCCAGCCCTACCACCGCGACTCCAAGGTCATG ATCAAAGGCGGCCTCCAGAGCCTCACCTTCAGCAGCAGCGCGGACACCAGCCA gaAGCCCAACACGCTGAAGCAGAAGAACGGCTTCCCGCCCAACTTCATCCACTCGCTGGACTCCACACACATGATGCTGACGGCCCTGCACTGCTACAG GAAGGGCCTGACCTTCGTCTCCGTGCACGACTGCTTCTGGACGCACGCGGCGGACGTCGCCGTCATGAACCAG gtCTGCCGCGAGCAGTTCGTCCGTCTGCACAGCCAGCCTATCCTCCACGACCTGTCCAGGTTCCTGATGAAGCGCTTCTGCTCCGAGGCGAG GACCTCCAAGAGCGTCTGGGTCTCCAGGCTGATGGACACGCTGCTGTCGGTGCCCAAGACAG GGACCTTCGACCTGGAGCAGGTGAAGCGCTCCACCTACTTCTTCAGCTGA